A genomic window from Bacillota bacterium includes:
- the gyrB gene encoding DNA topoisomerase (ATP-hydrolyzing) subunit B, whose amino-acid sequence MVLGKGEELLLQGNDPLAYDATQIQVLEGLEAVRKRPGMYIGSTGSRGLHHLVFEVVDNSIDEALAGYCSEIRVSITRENSIIVEDNGRGIPVDLQPQVGRPAVEVVLTMLHAGGKFGSGGYKVSGGLHGVGVSVVNALSEWLEVEVRRDAKVWHQRFERGIPVTELAVIGASIETGTTVRFKPDPAIFEETEFVQENLAQRLRELSFLTPEVSISLSDIRTGSEQSFFHSGGIKDFVQYLNKSREVINPDPIFVTRQQGGVWVEAALQYHDGYLENIFSYANTIRTVDGGTHEAGFKTALTRVINEYARKYGLLKNGLALAGEDIREGLTAVISVKVPEPQFEGQTKTKLGNTEVRGITDAVMSESLTIFFEENPALGKRIIEKTISAARAREAARKARELTRRKSLLESAALPGKLADCSERDPSMTELYIVEGDSAGGSAKQGRDRRFQAILPLRGKIINVEKARFDKILANAEIRALITALGTGIGDDFDLAKARYHRLLIMTDADVDGAHIRTLLLTFFYRYMRQLIEAGYVYIAQPPLYRVKKGKEMVYAYNDAELSRLLEEMGRQVGIQRYKGLGEMNPEQLWETTMNPENRVILQVDLADAVAADELFSTLMGDNVEPRRVFIQTNARYVRNLDV is encoded by the coding sequence ATGGTCCTTGGGAAAGGGGAGGAATTATTGCTTCAGGGGAATGATCCACTGGCGTATGACGCAACCCAGATACAGGTACTGGAAGGACTGGAGGCCGTTCGAAAGCGGCCCGGCATGTATATCGGCAGTACGGGGTCGCGTGGACTACACCACCTTGTCTTCGAGGTTGTCGATAACAGCATCGATGAGGCTTTGGCAGGTTATTGCAGCGAGATCCGCGTAAGCATCACCAGGGAAAACAGTATAATCGTAGAAGACAACGGTCGAGGAATTCCGGTAGACCTGCAGCCGCAGGTCGGCCGACCGGCGGTGGAGGTCGTGCTGACGATGCTTCATGCCGGCGGCAAGTTCGGCAGCGGGGGTTACAAGGTCTCCGGCGGGCTGCACGGGGTAGGCGTGTCGGTGGTGAATGCTCTTTCGGAGTGGCTTGAGGTTGAGGTGCGCCGTGACGCAAAGGTATGGCATCAGCGTTTTGAAAGAGGCATTCCCGTTACGGAGCTTGCAGTCATCGGCGCCTCGATTGAAACCGGAACAACCGTTAGATTCAAGCCCGACCCGGCCATTTTCGAAGAAACCGAATTTGTGCAGGAAAACCTTGCTCAACGCCTGCGCGAACTCTCCTTTTTAACCCCGGAAGTGAGCATTTCACTTTCTGATATAAGAACCGGCTCGGAACAGAGCTTCTTTCACAGCGGCGGAATAAAGGATTTCGTTCAGTACCTTAATAAGAGCCGCGAGGTAATCAACCCGGACCCCATATTCGTAACACGTCAACAGGGCGGGGTATGGGTAGAGGCCGCCCTGCAGTACCACGACGGCTACCTGGAAAATATTTTTTCGTATGCAAACACCATCAGAACCGTCGACGGAGGAACACACGAAGCCGGTTTCAAAACCGCCCTTACACGGGTTATAAACGAGTACGCAAGAAAATACGGGCTCTTGAAGAACGGCCTTGCTTTGGCTGGCGAGGACATCCGTGAAGGATTGACCGCCGTTATAAGCGTAAAGGTTCCGGAACCGCAATTCGAAGGACAGACCAAGACCAAGCTCGGAAATACCGAAGTTCGTGGCATAACCGACGCCGTGATGTCAGAGAGCCTTACGATCTTTTTTGAAGAAAATCCCGCTCTGGGCAAAAGGATAATAGAGAAAACCATATCGGCGGCGAGAGCGAGGGAGGCTGCACGGAAGGCGCGGGAACTTACCAGACGTAAGAGTCTTCTGGAAAGCGCCGCCCTGCCGGGGAAGCTCGCCGACTGCTCTGAAAGAGATCCGTCGATGACGGAGCTGTATATCGTTGAGGGCGATTCGGCGGGTGGCTCGGCGAAGCAGGGGAGGGACAGACGTTTTCAGGCTATCCTGCCTTTGCGCGGAAAGATTATAAACGTTGAAAAAGCAAGGTTTGACAAGATACTGGCCAACGCCGAAATCCGCGCACTTATCACAGCGCTGGGCACGGGTATCGGCGATGACTTTGATCTGGCGAAGGCGCGTTATCACAGACTTTTGATTATGACCGACGCCGACGTTGACGGCGCCCATATCCGCACGCTCTTGCTCACCTTCTTTTACCGGTACATGCGACAGCTTATCGAAGCCGGTTATGTGTATATCGCCCAACCGCCTCTTTACAGGGTTAAAAAGGGTAAGGAAATGGTGTACGCGTATAACGACGCCGAACTGAGCCGGCTGTTGGAAGAAATGGGGCGACAGGTCGGGATTCAGCGGTATAAAGGTCTTGGTGAGATGAATCCGGAGCAGTTGTGGGAAACGACAATGAACCCCGAAAACCGGGTGATTCTTCAGGTAGACCTTGCGGATGCGGTTGCCGCAGACGAACTGTTCAGCACACTTATGGGAGATAACGTAGAACCCAGGCGTGTATTTATTCAGACCAACGCCCGGTACGTGCGGAATCTTGATGTATAA
- the gyrA gene encoding DNA gyrase subunit A, with the protein MLGKVVPIDIREEMRQSYLDYAMSVIVGRALPDVRDGLKPVHRRILYAMHDIGMSPDKPHRKSAYIVGEVLARYHPHGDTAVYDALVRLAQDFACRYPLVDGHGNFGSIDGDAAAAMRYTEARLARLATEMLRDIGKETVDFIPNYDGTSKEPLVLPARVPNLLINGSSGIAVGMATNIPPHNLGEAIDGVTALIDNPFIEEEELINIIPGPDFPTGGIILGRGGIRSAYTTGRGSITVRARAITELQGTKNRIIVSEIPYQVNKSRLLENIAELVRDRRIDGITDLRDESDRRGMRIVVDLRRDVEPQVVLNQLYKHTQLEDHFGVNLIALVGGQPETLTLKRVLEHYLDHQKEVVTRRCQFELREARTRREIVEGLNIALANIDAVVALIKAAADTDEARQGLMERFQLTERQAQAILDMRLQRLTGLEREKLLEELKALQEKINYLEAVLADEARILDIIREELVAVKQRFGDRRRTEISEEEAEFRPEDLIPDEQVLVTVTYQGYIKRRSQANYRSQHRGGRGSTGVEPRKEDFVRHLFVAGTHDYLLFFTNAGKAYRLKVYEIPEAGRQARGTAIVNLLRIGTDERVTAVLSVKEFLPDRYVFLVTKNGVVKKVNLSAFASVRRDGITAINLKEEDDLVAAAMTNGTDEVLLVSRQGMSIRFGEEEVRAMGRTARGVRGIRLRPGDSVAGMIVVGTASEILLITTRGFGKRTRIKKFRRQARGGIGLIATKLTKTSGEVSGVEAVNQDEEVMVVSAGGTVIRLKVGEIPISGRQARGVTAMRLDPKETVAALTKVTEEE; encoded by the coding sequence TTGTTAGGTAAGGTCGTACCGATAGACATAAGGGAGGAGATGCGGCAGTCCTACCTGGACTACGCGATGAGCGTCATCGTAGGCCGCGCGCTGCCCGACGTTCGCGACGGACTGAAGCCGGTTCACCGCCGGATTCTTTACGCCATGCACGACATCGGGATGTCTCCTGACAAGCCCCACCGGAAATCGGCTTATATCGTCGGTGAAGTACTTGCGCGGTATCATCCGCACGGCGACACTGCAGTTTATGATGCCCTGGTGCGGCTGGCGCAGGATTTTGCCTGCAGGTATCCTTTAGTTGACGGGCACGGAAACTTCGGCTCGATTGACGGTGACGCAGCCGCCGCCATGCGGTATACGGAAGCGCGGCTGGCGCGCCTGGCGACCGAGATGCTCCGGGATATCGGCAAGGAAACTGTTGATTTTATTCCAAACTATGACGGTACCTCAAAGGAACCGTTGGTGCTGCCGGCCCGCGTGCCGAACCTTTTAATCAACGGTTCCTCCGGTATAGCGGTAGGCATGGCCACAAACATTCCGCCGCACAACTTGGGCGAGGCGATAGACGGTGTAACCGCGCTGATTGACAACCCTTTTATTGAGGAAGAAGAACTTATCAACATCATTCCCGGGCCGGACTTTCCGACGGGAGGGATAATACTCGGCAGGGGAGGGATACGCTCCGCATATACGACCGGGCGGGGGAGTATTACCGTTCGCGCCCGGGCGATTACGGAACTCCAGGGGACAAAAAACCGAATTATAGTTTCCGAAATCCCATATCAGGTAAATAAATCCCGTTTGCTCGAAAATATCGCCGAACTGGTAAGGGATCGGCGGATAGACGGAATAACCGACCTTAGAGACGAATCGGACCGCCGTGGGATGCGCATCGTAGTCGACCTGCGCCGGGACGTTGAGCCCCAGGTGGTTTTAAACCAGTTGTATAAACACACGCAGTTGGAGGACCATTTTGGAGTAAACCTGATTGCTCTTGTCGGCGGCCAACCCGAGACCTTAACCCTCAAACGGGTTCTGGAGCACTATCTCGACCATCAGAAGGAGGTCGTCACCCGGCGCTGTCAGTTCGAACTTCGGGAGGCGCGAACCCGTCGTGAAATAGTAGAAGGCCTGAACATCGCGCTGGCGAATATCGACGCGGTGGTGGCGCTCATCAAGGCGGCGGCGGATACCGACGAAGCGCGGCAGGGCCTCATGGAACGGTTCCAGCTTACCGAGCGCCAGGCGCAGGCCATTTTGGACATGAGGCTGCAGCGCCTGACCGGGCTGGAAAGAGAAAAGCTATTGGAAGAACTCAAAGCCCTGCAGGAAAAAATAAATTATCTTGAAGCGGTTCTTGCCGACGAAGCAAGGATACTGGACATCATTCGTGAAGAGCTTGTCGCGGTAAAACAGCGTTTCGGAGACCGCCGGCGCACCGAAATAAGTGAAGAGGAAGCAGAGTTTCGTCCGGAAGACCTGATACCCGACGAACAGGTGCTGGTCACCGTCACCTACCAGGGGTATATCAAGCGCCGGAGCCAGGCTAATTACAGGAGCCAGCACCGCGGCGGACGGGGGTCCACCGGGGTGGAACCGCGCAAGGAAGATTTTGTACGGCATTTGTTCGTTGCGGGTACCCATGATTACTTGTTGTTCTTCACCAACGCCGGGAAGGCGTACCGGCTCAAGGTCTACGAAATACCGGAAGCCGGGCGGCAGGCCCGCGGCACAGCCATCGTGAACCTGCTGCGCATCGGAACGGATGAGCGTGTAACGGCGGTGCTGTCCGTTAAAGAGTTTCTTCCCGACAGGTATGTTTTTCTGGTCACGAAGAACGGCGTGGTTAAAAAAGTGAACCTGAGCGCCTTTGCTTCCGTACGGCGCGACGGCATCACCGCCATAAACCTGAAGGAAGAAGACGACCTTGTCGCTGCGGCGATGACGAACGGCACGGATGAGGTCCTACTTGTTTCCCGCCAGGGGATGAGCATCCGTTTTGGCGAGGAAGAGGTTCGCGCGATGGGCAGAACGGCCCGCGGCGTTCGCGGAATAAGGCTGCGGCCGGGAGATTCAGTTGCCGGGATGATTGTTGTGGGCACCGCATCCGAAATCCTCCTGATAACGACCCGCGGATTCGGCAAGCGCACCCGTATAAAGAAGTTCCGCCGGCAGGCCCGCGGCGGGATAGGCTTGATCGCAACAAAACTGACCAAAACAAGCGGCGAGGTGTCGGGCGTCGAGGCCGTGAACCAGGACGAAGAGGTGATGGTGGTCAGCGCCGGCGGTACGGTGATCCGTCTGAAGGTGGGGGAGATCCCGATTTCCGGACGCCAGGCGAGAGGTGTGACCGCGATGAGGTTGGACCCGAAGGAGACGGTGGCGGCCCTGACCAAAGTCACCGAGGAAGAATAA
- a CDS encoding universal stress protein: MSCEKSERRKILLATDGSETSKKAAAFAAGLIEGVSDLVITVITVITVPKSYYSRRLYWAAKERPSEAEEIKKLFLEEAQRILQETTGILSRRGIKTNTVVREGDPAEEIVKCAQEIGANHIVMGTRGMGNVMEFFLGSVARKVVHLSAVPVSLVK; this comes from the coding sequence ATGAGCTGTGAGAAGTCGGAGAGACGCAAGATACTTTTAGCTACGGACGGGTCAGAAACCTCGAAGAAAGCGGCGGCTTTTGCCGCCGGCCTGATCGAAGGTGTTTCCGACCTCGTTATAACCGTTATTACTGTTATAACAGTGCCCAAAAGTTATTACAGCAGGCGGTTATACTGGGCCGCAAAGGAAAGGCCATCGGAAGCGGAAGAGATTAAGAAGCTTTTCTTGGAGGAAGCGCAGCGCATCCTCCAAGAAACAACGGGTATACTGAGCCGTCGCGGAATAAAGACGAATACCGTCGTCAGAGAGGGAGACCCGGCGGAGGAGATTGTGAAGTGCGCTCAGGAAATCGGCGCCAACCATATCGTTATGGGGACGAGGGGTATGGGAAACGTTATGGAGTTCTTTCTGGGAAGCGTGGCGCGGAAGGTCGTGCACCTTTCAGCGGTACCGGTTTCCCTGGTGAAATAA